The proteins below come from a single Thermoplasmata archaeon genomic window:
- a CDS encoding helix-turn-helix domain-containing protein, giving the protein MHQSIAEKIAGEIVLSSDPGRTLRKWRDAFNISQQDLARALGRSPSIISDYEKGRRRSPGIKTLRRIVYAILEIDQRRGSPVLKRYSQMGAHEAIHAIQEFPIGIPAEKLIRSIEGKVLACEDKLDRMIYGFTVLDSLRAITSLSAFDYLRVFGWTSERALVFTGVKYGRSPMVAIRSHPMKPAIVVFHRPERVDELALRLAEIERIPLVTTELHLEVLIERLKRL; this is encoded by the coding sequence GTGCACCAGAGCATCGCCGAGAAGATCGCGGGCGAGATAGTCCTATCGTCGGACCCGGGCCGGACGCTGCGGAAGTGGAGGGACGCTTTCAACATCTCGCAGCAGGACCTCGCGAGGGCGCTGGGCCGCTCGCCCTCGATAATCAGCGACTACGAGAAGGGCAGGCGCAGGTCGCCGGGCATAAAGACCCTGCGGAGAATCGTGTACGCCATTCTCGAGATAGACCAGAGGCGAGGCAGCCCGGTGCTCAAGCGCTACAGCCAGATGGGGGCCCACGAGGCGATACACGCCATACAGGAGTTCCCGATAGGAATTCCCGCGGAGAAGCTGATTCGCTCCATCGAGGGCAAGGTTCTGGCGTGCGAGGACAAGCTCGACAGAATGATCTACGGCTTCACAGTCCTCGACTCCCTGAGAGCGATAACCTCCCTCAGCGCCTTCGACTACCTGCGGGTGTTCGGGTGGACGAGCGAGAGGGCGCTCGTGTTCACTGGTGTCAAGTACGGCCGCTCGCCGATGGTGGCGATTCGCTCCCATCCGATGAAGCCCGCGATCGTAGTCTTCCACAGGCCCGAGAGGGTTGACGAGCTCGCGCTCAGGCTCGCCGAGATAGAGAGGATCCCCCTCGTCACAACCGAGCTCCATCTGGAGGTTCTGATAGAGAGGCTCAAGCGGCTCTGA
- a CDS encoding DNA methyltransferase: MPGTEPRDYKSRTYLSAVEAARYLGTTVRALHRLVRRGALPATVSASGQLRFDIGALKAYECAHGAAAGPTAEIPRVNTVESNGTVQRLYVGDASRMEELPDGSVHLMVTSPPYFDTKMYSREPLPGDLGNVHDVDEWFRRIGEVWREVFRVLQPGRKAFINIMNLPVRLEGGGFRTLNLVGRTIDLCESIGFVFKRDIVWQKSNAVRAHFGTYPYPGGILINNMHEFILEFEKPAPKGFDKYGHLTREQKEASKIEKEFWLELKKSDVWVMRPEGSGDRRSHVAPFPYELPWRLIKAYSYVGETVLDPFAGSGTTLRAARDLGRNGVGYELDPIIAAGALRSLRSLQTRIDGGPIA, encoded by the coding sequence ATGCCCGGCACTGAGCCGCGCGACTACAAGAGCCGCACCTACCTCTCCGCGGTCGAGGCCGCGCGCTATCTGGGCACGACGGTGCGGGCGCTGCACAGGCTCGTCAGGAGAGGAGCGCTCCCGGCCACGGTCTCAGCGAGCGGCCAGCTACGCTTCGACATCGGGGCGCTGAAGGCCTACGAGTGCGCCCACGGGGCCGCTGCCGGACCCACCGCCGAGATTCCCCGCGTGAACACCGTCGAGAGCAATGGGACGGTCCAGAGGCTCTATGTCGGCGACGCATCGAGGATGGAGGAGCTGCCAGACGGGAGCGTCCACCTGATGGTGACCTCGCCGCCCTACTTCGACACGAAGATGTACTCCCGAGAGCCCCTCCCCGGCGACCTCGGGAACGTCCACGACGTCGATGAGTGGTTCCGGAGAATAGGGGAGGTATGGAGGGAGGTATTCAGGGTCCTCCAGCCCGGCAGGAAGGCCTTCATCAACATCATGAATCTGCCCGTTAGACTGGAGGGTGGGGGCTTCAGGACGCTCAATCTGGTGGGGAGGACCATTGACCTGTGCGAGAGCATCGGCTTCGTGTTCAAGAGGGACATCGTCTGGCAAAAGAGCAACGCCGTCAGGGCCCACTTCGGTACCTATCCATACCCCGGGGGAATTCTCATCAACAACATGCACGAGTTCATCCTGGAGTTCGAGAAGCCCGCGCCCAAGGGCTTCGACAAATACGGCCACCTGACGCGGGAGCAGAAGGAGGCCTCGAAGATTGAAAAGGAGTTCTGGCTGGAGCTGAAGAAGAGCGACGTCTGGGTGATGAGGCCCGAGGGCAGCGGGGACAGGAGGAGCCACGTGGCGCCCTTCCCCTACGAGCTCCCCTGGAGGCTCATCAAGGCCTACAGCTACGTCGGCGAGACCGTTCTGGACCCCTTCGCGGGCTCCGGGACGACGCTGAGGGCGGCGAGGGACTTGGGGCGCAACGGCGTCGGATACGAGCTTGACCCAATCATCGCTGCCGGGGCGCTGAGGAGTCTGCGGAGCCTCCAGACGAGAATTGACGGCGGACCCATCGCCTGA